Proteins from a single region of Halorubrum sp. 2020YC2:
- the pyrE gene encoding orotate phosphoribosyltransferase, translating to MTDNDRRRELIAALTAADAVRFGEFELSHGGTSDYYVDKYLFETDPEALTLVSEAFAARLADTDAKLAGVALGAVPLVAVTAAELGRPYVIARKQAKEYGTGNRIEGRLDEGEEVVVIEDIATTGQSAVDAVEALREAGATVDRVLVVVDREEGAAELLAEHDVELESLLTATELLAERDESAE from the coding sequence ATGACCGACAACGACCGACGACGGGAGCTGATCGCCGCGCTCACCGCGGCCGACGCCGTCCGGTTCGGCGAGTTCGAGCTGTCGCACGGCGGCACGAGCGACTACTACGTCGACAAGTACCTGTTCGAGACCGACCCGGAGGCGCTGACGCTCGTGAGCGAGGCGTTCGCCGCCCGGCTGGCCGACACCGACGCGAAGCTCGCCGGCGTGGCGCTGGGCGCGGTCCCGCTCGTGGCCGTCACGGCCGCGGAGCTGGGGCGCCCGTACGTCATCGCGCGCAAGCAGGCGAAGGAGTACGGCACGGGCAACCGGATCGAGGGGCGGCTCGACGAGGGCGAGGAGGTCGTCGTCATCGAGGACATCGCCACCACCGGCCAGTCCGCCGTCGACGCCGTCGAGGCGCTCCGGGAGGCGGGCGCGACCGTGGACCGCGTGCTGGTCGTCGTCGACCGCGAGGAGGGCGCGGCGGAGCTGTTGGCCGAACACGACGTCGAGCTGGAGTCGCTGCTCACGGCGACGGAGCTGTTGGCCGAGCGGGACGAGAGCGCGGAGTAG
- a CDS encoding GNAT family N-acetyltransferase, with protein MTGERGPSDPSASRDLPDPPEDVIVDQASPDDRLDVLRVLDAAMLETDADAVDDRIAAGDALVARSTRTGGVVGALVAMRPDPDRLHVDAVAVRRARRGQGIGSALVAAAVRRGESDPAVEGVTAAFDADLAAFYEALGFAVDDGGAGEGRRVGRRSA; from the coding sequence GTGACCGGGGAGCGCGGCCCGTCCGATCCCTCCGCCTCCCGTGACCTTCCCGACCCGCCCGAGGACGTGATCGTCGATCAGGCCAGCCCCGACGACCGCCTCGACGTCCTCCGGGTCCTCGACGCAGCGATGCTGGAGACCGACGCGGACGCCGTCGACGACCGGATCGCGGCCGGCGACGCCCTCGTCGCGCGCTCGACGCGGACCGGCGGGGTCGTCGGCGCCCTGGTCGCCATGCGGCCCGACCCGGATCGGCTCCACGTCGACGCCGTCGCGGTCAGGCGGGCGCGTCGCGGTCAGGGGATCGGCTCCGCGCTCGTCGCGGCGGCGGTCCGGCGCGGCGAGTCGGACCCCGCGGTCGAGGGCGTCACCGCGGCGTTCGACGCCGACTTGGCCGCTTTCTACGAGGCGTTGGGGTTCGCGGTCGACGACGGCGGCGCGGGCGAGGGGCGACGCGTCGGCCGGCGCTCGGCGTAA
- a CDS encoding 23S rRNA (uridine(2552)-2'-O)-methyltransferase, with protein sequence MSGKDDYYNRSKQQGYRARSAYKLKQLDEEADLLAPGDTVVDLGAAPGGWLQVAAEEVGEGGTVVGVDLQRIDDLDDHEAETIRGDVTEERTRHYLREAVGESGADVVLSDMAPNMTGEYNLDHARSVHLARQAFDAADELLATGGDFVVKVFQGEDLDAFRDDVSEAFQYVRTVSPPASRDASSEVYLVAKGYTASPVSEGDRVEVTVEEEGDEGDGIAYVDGYTLFVDADVGESLAVEVTDVKPRFGFAERADGKRADEDEPTRSA encoded by the coding sequence ATGAGTGGAAAAGACGACTATTACAACCGGTCCAAACAGCAGGGGTACCGCGCCCGGTCCGCCTACAAGCTGAAACAGCTCGACGAGGAGGCGGACCTGCTCGCCCCCGGCGACACCGTGGTCGACCTCGGGGCCGCGCCCGGCGGCTGGCTCCAGGTCGCCGCCGAGGAAGTCGGCGAGGGCGGCACCGTCGTCGGCGTCGACCTCCAGCGCATCGACGACCTCGACGACCACGAGGCGGAGACGATCCGCGGGGACGTGACCGAGGAACGCACCCGCCACTACCTGCGGGAGGCGGTCGGCGAGAGCGGCGCGGACGTCGTCCTCTCGGACATGGCGCCGAACATGACCGGCGAGTACAACCTCGACCACGCCCGGTCGGTCCACCTCGCGCGGCAGGCGTTCGACGCCGCCGACGAACTGCTCGCGACCGGCGGCGACTTCGTCGTGAAGGTGTTCCAAGGCGAGGACCTCGACGCCTTCCGCGACGACGTGAGCGAGGCGTTCCAGTACGTCCGGACCGTCTCGCCGCCCGCCTCGCGCGACGCCTCCTCCGAGGTGTACCTCGTCGCGAAGGGGTACACCGCGTCGCCCGTCTCCGAGGGCGACCGGGTCGAGGTGACGGTCGAGGAGGAGGGCGACGAGGGCGACGGCATCGCCTACGTCGACGGCTACACCCTCTTCGTCGACGCCGACGTGGGCGAGAGCCTCGCGGTCGAGGTCACCGACGTCAAGCCGCGGTTCGGCTTCGCGGAGCGCGCCGACGGGAAGCGTGCCGACGAGGACGAGCCGACGCGGTCGGCCTGA
- a CDS encoding CBS domain-containing protein, translating into MNVADAMTPRSELVVVEIPGSRNDVLEFIQEHGFSSVPVVKDVDGDEVYRGLVTRDDLIDQPDEDQLALLMREVPTAAADDDIVDAARTMVAEGSRRLPVVDGDELVGILTVTDVVRAIARGEVDGETRVGELATSAVNATHTETPLPVAEREIGLSGVPYAVVLDDEAAVAGMLTEVDILEVARVVEGEASTGDSIAEEDSEWSWEGIKATGARYLPTRNVEIPAEAVRHFMTADLITVNATRTAKEVAQELISNDIEQVPLVSGTDLDGIVRDVDLLEGL; encoded by the coding sequence ATGAACGTCGCAGACGCCATGACGCCCCGCTCGGAGCTCGTCGTCGTCGAGATTCCCGGGAGCCGGAACGACGTGTTGGAGTTCATTCAAGAGCACGGGTTCTCGTCGGTCCCGGTCGTGAAGGACGTCGACGGCGACGAGGTGTACCGCGGGCTGGTCACGCGCGATGACCTGATCGACCAGCCGGACGAGGACCAGCTGGCGCTGCTGATGCGCGAGGTGCCGACCGCGGCGGCCGACGACGACATCGTCGACGCCGCCCGGACGATGGTCGCGGAGGGCTCGCGCCGCCTCCCCGTGGTCGACGGCGACGAGCTGGTCGGCATCCTCACGGTCACGGACGTGGTGCGGGCCATCGCCCGCGGCGAGGTCGACGGCGAGACCCGGGTGGGCGAGCTGGCGACCAGCGCGGTCAACGCGACCCACACCGAGACGCCGCTGCCGGTCGCGGAGCGGGAGATCGGTCTCTCCGGGGTCCCGTACGCGGTCGTCCTCGACGACGAGGCCGCGGTCGCGGGGATGCTCACCGAGGTCGACATCTTGGAGGTCGCCCGCGTCGTCGAGGGCGAGGCGAGCACCGGCGACTCGATCGCGGAAGAGGACTCCGAGTGGTCGTGGGAGGGGATCAAGGCGACCGGCGCGCGCTACCTCCCCACCCGGAACGTCGAGATACCCGCCGAGGCGGTCCGCCACTTCATGACGGCGGACCTGATCACGGTCAACGCCACGCGGACGGCCAAGGAGGTCGCACAGGAGCTCATCAGCAACGACATCGAGCAGGTCCCGCTCGTCTCGGGCACCGACCTCGACGGCATCGTCCGGGACGTGGACCTGCTGGAGGGGCTGTAG
- the glyS gene encoding glycine--tRNA ligase encodes MAADALAELAKRRGFFFGSNGAYGGTAGFYTFGPQGAALKRNVEDAWRDRFTIREGNREIEAPTVMPEAVFEASGHLEGFDDMLVECPECAESHRADHLVEDATAIEDAEALPGEEVAELIADNEIACPACGTPLAGEPVEAFNLMFATDIGPGDAQPGYLRPETAQGIFVEFPRLKEYARGNLPFGITQIGPAYRNEISPRGGLLRLREFTQAELEQFIDPEEDEPPLDRVRDVEVRLYPATEQEADDGDYLDTTVGEAVDEGVIGSPWVGYYLGVAQEWYERVGVDTDRFRFRQHLAGERAHYAADCWDAESEVNGDWIEIAGFAYRGDYDLSKHGEYADDAFTVFKRYDEPKTVERATVDPDMSVLGPEFGGDAAAVAAALEALAERDPDAFDGETVEVTVGEGADAETHEVDADVANFSVEEVTESGEHITPHVVEPSFGVGRTVQTLLAHAYSEDEVDGEERTYLSLDPEIAPQDAAVFPLVTNDDRLTALADEVAADLRAAGLAVAYDDSGSIGRRYRRQDEVGTPFCVTVDRDGIEGDGPDTVTLRERDSAAQVRIPVADLADELTALREGEPFESVAARYDAVDTDVDTAGS; translated from the coding sequence ATGGCGGCCGACGCGCTCGCGGAGCTCGCGAAGCGTCGCGGGTTCTTCTTCGGCTCGAACGGCGCGTACGGCGGCACCGCCGGCTTCTACACGTTCGGGCCGCAGGGCGCCGCCCTCAAGCGCAACGTCGAGGACGCGTGGCGAGACCGGTTCACCATCCGCGAGGGGAACCGCGAGATAGAGGCGCCGACGGTGATGCCCGAGGCCGTCTTCGAGGCCTCCGGCCACTTGGAGGGGTTCGACGACATGCTCGTCGAGTGCCCCGAGTGCGCCGAGTCCCACCGCGCCGACCACCTCGTCGAGGACGCCACCGCGATCGAGGACGCCGAGGCGCTCCCCGGCGAGGAGGTCGCGGAACTCATCGCCGACAACGAGATCGCCTGCCCCGCCTGCGGCACGCCGCTGGCCGGCGAGCCGGTCGAGGCGTTCAACCTCATGTTCGCGACCGACATCGGGCCCGGCGACGCCCAGCCCGGCTACCTCCGCCCGGAGACCGCACAGGGCATCTTCGTCGAGTTCCCGCGGCTGAAGGAGTACGCCCGCGGGAACCTCCCGTTCGGCATCACCCAGATCGGCCCCGCCTACCGCAACGAGATATCGCCCCGCGGCGGCCTCCTCCGCCTCCGGGAGTTCACGCAGGCCGAGTTAGAGCAGTTCATCGACCCCGAAGAGGACGAGCCGCCGCTCGACCGCGTGCGCGACGTCGAGGTCCGGCTGTACCCCGCGACCGAACAGGAGGCCGACGACGGCGACTACCTCGATACGACGGTCGGTGAAGCCGTCGACGAGGGAGTCATCGGCTCCCCGTGGGTCGGCTACTACCTCGGCGTCGCGCAGGAGTGGTACGAGCGCGTCGGCGTCGACACCGACCGGTTCCGGTTCCGCCAGCACCTCGCGGGCGAGCGCGCCCACTACGCGGCCGACTGCTGGGACGCCGAGAGCGAGGTCAACGGCGACTGGATCGAGATCGCCGGCTTCGCGTACCGCGGCGACTACGACCTCTCGAAGCACGGCGAGTACGCCGACGACGCGTTCACGGTGTTCAAGCGCTACGACGAGCCGAAGACGGTCGAGCGCGCGACCGTCGACCCCGACATGTCCGTCCTCGGGCCGGAGTTCGGCGGTGACGCCGCCGCGGTCGCTGCGGCCCTCGAAGCGCTGGCCGAGCGCGACCCCGACGCCTTCGACGGCGAGACGGTCGAGGTGACGGTCGGAGAGGGCGCCGACGCGGAGACTCACGAGGTCGACGCCGACGTCGCGAACTTCTCGGTCGAGGAGGTGACCGAGAGCGGCGAGCACATCACGCCGCACGTCGTCGAGCCCTCCTTCGGCGTCGGGCGGACCGTCCAGACGCTGCTCGCGCACGCGTACAGCGAGGACGAGGTCGACGGCGAGGAGCGGACGTACCTCTCGCTCGACCCCGAGATCGCCCCGCAGGACGCCGCCGTCTTCCCGCTGGTGACCAACGACGACCGGCTCACCGCGCTGGCCGACGAGGTCGCGGCCGACCTGCGGGCCGCGGGGCTCGCGGTCGCGTACGACGACTCCGGCTCGATCGGCCGCCGCTACCGCCGGCAGGACGAGGTCGGCACGCCGTTCTGCGTCACGGTCGACCGCGACGGCATCGAGGGCGACGGGCCCGACACCGTCACGCTCCGCGAGCGCGACTCCGCGGCGCAGGTCCGGATCCCGGTCGCGGACCTGGCCGACGAGCTGACCGCGCTGCGGGAGGGCGAGCCGTTCGAGTCCGTCGCCGCCCGGTACGACGCGGTCGACACCGATGTCGACACCGCGGGGAGCTGA
- a CDS encoding ubiquitin-like small modifier protein 2, which translates to MDVTVEVVGEGTEEHSLAADATYDDLIRAAGYHPQEASALVDGSPVPGDRVVDADEVRVLRLIKGGATDGGA; encoded by the coding sequence ATGGACGTGACCGTCGAGGTCGTCGGGGAGGGGACCGAAGAGCACAGCCTCGCCGCCGACGCAACGTACGACGACCTGATCCGCGCCGCGGGCTACCACCCCCAGGAGGCGTCGGCGCTGGTCGACGGCTCGCCGGTCCCGGGCGACCGCGTCGTCGACGCCGACGAGGTCCGAGTCCTGCGACTGATAAAAGGCGGCGCGACGGACGGCGGCGCGTGA
- a CDS encoding MoxR family ATPase, with amino-acid sequence MDVPEAADVCARVVDEVGGAVVADREFLDRVTLGILARGHVLLEDVPGTGKTLSARSFATALGLEFSRVQFTPDLLPADVTGTNVFDERDGSFAFSPGPIFANVVLADEINRAPPKTQAALLEAMEEGQVTVDGETHDLPSPFYVIATQNPVESEGAFPLPEAQLDRFTIKTSIGYPDEDGELELLRRRAGRVEQSPAVDRVLDPDSVAALREVPESVRVDDDLLRYAASLARATREDRRVEAGVSPRGTQRLFETARAAAVIAGREFVTPDDVKRVAEPTLAHRLVLTPDAAVNDVDERDVIADVLGRIAVPTVEAPGA; translated from the coding sequence ATGGACGTCCCCGAAGCGGCCGACGTCTGCGCCCGCGTCGTCGACGAGGTCGGCGGCGCGGTCGTGGCCGACCGCGAGTTCCTCGACCGCGTCACCCTCGGCATCCTCGCCCGCGGCCACGTCCTCTTGGAGGACGTGCCCGGCACCGGCAAGACCCTCTCCGCGCGCTCGTTCGCGACCGCGCTCGGCTTAGAGTTCTCGCGGGTCCAGTTCACGCCCGACCTTCTCCCCGCCGACGTCACCGGGACCAACGTGTTCGACGAGCGCGACGGCTCCTTCGCGTTCTCGCCCGGCCCGATCTTCGCGAACGTCGTGCTGGCCGACGAGATCAACCGCGCGCCGCCGAAGACGCAGGCCGCGCTGCTGGAGGCGATGGAGGAGGGGCAGGTGACCGTCGACGGCGAGACCCACGACCTCCCCAGCCCATTCTACGTGATCGCGACGCAGAACCCCGTCGAGAGCGAGGGCGCGTTCCCGCTGCCGGAGGCCCAGCTCGACCGGTTCACGATCAAGACCTCCATCGGCTACCCCGACGAGGACGGGGAGCTGGAACTGCTCCGCCGCCGCGCCGGTCGCGTCGAGCAGTCCCCCGCGGTCGACCGCGTGCTCGACCCCGACTCCGTGGCGGCGCTGCGGGAGGTGCCCGAGTCGGTCCGCGTCGACGACGACCTCCTGCGCTACGCGGCGTCGCTCGCGCGGGCGACCCGCGAGGACCGCCGCGTCGAGGCCGGCGTCTCTCCCCGGGGGACCCAGCGCCTCTTCGAGACGGCCCGCGCGGCCGCGGTGATCGCCGGCCGCGAGTTCGTCACGCCCGACGACGTGAAGCGCGTCGCGGAGCCGACGCTCGCCCATCGCCTCGTGTTGACCCCGGACGCGGCCGTCAACGACGTCGACGAGCGCGACGTGATAGCCGACGTGCTCGGCCGCATCGCGGTGCCGACGGTGGAGGCGCCCGGGGCGTAG
- the gatB gene encoding Asp-tRNA(Asn)/Glu-tRNA(Gln) amidotransferase subunit GatB, with amino-acid sequence MSTQAATADRTVVIGLEVHVQLETDTKIFCGCSTEPAEGEEPNTRTCPTCLGLPGALPVLNEAAVEAAVKVGKAIDADIPETTTFHRKNYYYPDLPKNFQLTQYDAPICQSGELEVRVDGDPRTIGITRAHLEEDPGSLQHAGGSIESATHTLVNYNRAGTPLMEIVTEPDFRSPAETRAFLAKLEEVLEYLGVFDPGRDGSLRVDANVSLVPAEHVDDDGTIDDAALDDVNRAEVKNISSHRGAEQALAYEVTRQENVLRRGREIEQETRHWDEDRGVTVGMRSKEAEKDYRYFREGDLPALEVADWKDRIAIPELPDARRERFREEYGVDREAASKLTSTKAVADFFEDVASEFDPDLAATWVADNLLGELNYREMEITDVEGRLDEFTRLIELVAADELTVKNAEEVVLREMLDEGDDPETVIDREGLGKAESGEVEAAVAAAIDENPDAVSDYHDGDEGAINFLVGQVMQATGGSADPGQVNGLLREELDG; translated from the coding sequence ATGAGCACGCAGGCCGCGACGGCGGACCGGACAGTCGTGATCGGGCTGGAGGTCCACGTCCAGCTCGAGACCGACACGAAGATCTTCTGCGGCTGCTCGACGGAGCCGGCCGAGGGTGAGGAGCCGAACACGCGCACCTGTCCGACCTGCCTCGGGCTGCCGGGCGCGCTCCCCGTCCTCAACGAGGCCGCCGTCGAGGCCGCCGTCAAGGTGGGGAAGGCGATCGACGCCGACATCCCCGAGACGACCACGTTCCACCGGAAGAACTACTACTACCCCGACCTCCCGAAGAACTTCCAGCTCACCCAGTACGACGCGCCGATCTGCCAGTCGGGCGAGCTGGAGGTCCGCGTCGACGGCGACCCGCGGACGATCGGGATCACCCGCGCGCACCTCGAAGAGGACCCCGGCAGCCTCCAGCACGCGGGCGGCTCCATCGAGTCCGCGACCCACACGCTGGTGAACTACAACCGCGCGGGCACCCCCCTCATGGAGATCGTCACGGAGCCGGACTTCCGCTCGCCGGCCGAGACGCGCGCGTTCCTCGCGAAGCTGGAGGAGGTCCTCGAATACCTCGGCGTGTTCGACCCCGGCCGCGACGGGAGCTTACGCGTCGACGCCAACGTCTCCCTCGTCCCCGCAGAGCACGTCGACGACGACGGGACGATCGACGACGCGGCCCTCGACGACGTGAACCGCGCCGAGGTGAAGAACATCTCCAGCCACAGGGGCGCCGAGCAGGCGCTCGCCTACGAGGTCACTCGGCAGGAGAACGTCCTCCGGCGCGGCCGCGAGATCGAACAGGAGACCCGGCACTGGGACGAGGACCGCGGCGTCACCGTCGGGATGCGCTCGAAGGAGGCCGAGAAGGACTACCGCTACTTCCGCGAGGGCGACCTCCCCGCCTTGGAGGTGGCCGACTGGAAAGATCGGATCGCGATCCCGGAGCTCCCCGACGCCCGCCGCGAGCGCTTCCGCGAGGAGTACGGGGTAGACCGCGAGGCCGCCTCCAAGCTCACCTCCACGAAGGCGGTCGCGGACTTCTTCGAGGACGTGGCGAGCGAGTTCGACCCCGACCTGGCCGCGACGTGGGTCGCGGACAACCTGCTGGGCGAGCTGAACTACCGCGAGATGGAGATAACCGACGTCGAGGGCCGGCTCGACGAGTTCACGCGCCTGATCGAGCTGGTCGCGGCCGACGAACTGACGGTGAAGAACGCCGAGGAGGTCGTCCTCCGCGAGATGCTCGACGAGGGCGACGACCCCGAGACGGTCATCGACCGCGAGGGGCTCGGGAAGGCCGAGAGCGGCGAGGTCGAGGCCGCCGTCGCGGCCGCCATCGACGAGAACCCAGACGCCGTGAGCGACTACCACGACGGCGACGAGGGCGCGATCAACTTCCTCGTCGGGCAGGTGATGCAGGCGACCGGCGGCAGCGCCGACCCCGGACAGGTGAACGGGCTGCTCCGCGAGGAGCTGGACGGCTGA
- a CDS encoding dolichol kinase: protein MRLPAASWRERVEFERRLVHASGTLYPVPFLLGWVSWETTGRLLIGSVAVAGALEALRLSGSAGPLDPLYDALVREYEADGVAGYALYQVGMAAVALLFAPVFAVPAMWMLSIGDPISGGLGENAATEPKRLSVVAAMVFVCFGIAVPYAIPEFGPDPGVIVALAGAVPAAVADGLPPLIRGVAVDDNLTIPPAAASGMFLAASLIA, encoded by the coding sequence GTGCGCCTCCCGGCCGCGTCGTGGCGCGAGCGCGTGGAGTTCGAGCGGCGGCTGGTGCACGCGAGCGGCACCCTCTACCCGGTCCCGTTCCTGTTGGGCTGGGTCTCGTGGGAGACGACGGGCCGGCTGCTGATCGGCAGCGTCGCGGTCGCGGGCGCCCTCGAAGCGCTGCGGCTCTCCGGCTCCGCGGGGCCGCTCGACCCGCTGTACGACGCGCTCGTCCGCGAGTACGAGGCCGACGGGGTCGCGGGCTACGCGCTGTATCAGGTCGGGATGGCCGCGGTCGCGCTCCTGTTCGCGCCGGTGTTCGCCGTGCCGGCGATGTGGATGCTCTCGATAGGGGACCCGATAAGCGGCGGCCTCGGGGAGAACGCGGCGACCGAGCCGAAGCGGCTCTCCGTGGTGGCGGCGATGGTGTTCGTCTGCTTCGGGATCGCGGTCCCGTACGCCATCCCCGAGTTCGGGCCGGACCCGGGCGTGATCGTCGCGCTCGCGGGGGCGGTCCCCGCGGCGGTCGCGGACGGCCTCCCGCCGCTGATCCGCGGCGTCGCCGTCGACGACAACCTCACCATCCCGCCCGCGGCCGCGAGCGGGATGTTCCTCGCGGCGTCGCTGATCGCGTAG
- a CDS encoding ketopantoate reductase family protein has product MEVLVYGAGALGSLVGGLLAREHDVTLVGRDPHMRRIRGDGLRIDGEVDVRVQPRALTDGTHRAADLALVTTKAYDTDAAARALATGEYEVVCSLQNGLTEERLVAALDATVLAGTASYGARFAEPGRVTCTGVGEVVVGPLSGGASPAAARVGAAFDAAGVEAVVAEDMPVRRFEKLAVNAGINGPSALARTENGETLGGPAGDVSREAARETARVARAVGVDLPDERAVAAVERVAADTAANRSSMYEDVENGRRTEADAVYGAVTDRADRHGVAAPTCRTIGSLIRGWEAARGLR; this is encoded by the coding sequence ATGGAGGTGCTCGTCTACGGCGCCGGCGCGCTCGGGAGCCTCGTGGGGGGGCTGCTGGCGCGCGAACACGACGTGACGCTCGTCGGGCGCGACCCGCACATGCGGCGGATCCGCGGGGACGGACTCCGGATCGACGGCGAGGTCGACGTCCGCGTCCAGCCGCGCGCGCTCACCGACGGGACGCACCGAGCGGCGGACCTCGCCCTCGTCACGACCAAGGCGTACGACACCGACGCGGCCGCCCGGGCGCTCGCGACCGGCGAGTACGAGGTGGTCTGCTCGCTCCAGAACGGACTGACGGAGGAGCGGCTGGTCGCCGCGCTCGACGCGACGGTGCTCGCCGGCACCGCGAGCTACGGCGCCCGGTTCGCGGAGCCGGGCCGCGTCACCTGTACCGGCGTCGGAGAAGTGGTCGTCGGGCCGCTCTCCGGCGGCGCCAGCCCCGCGGCCGCGCGGGTCGGCGCCGCCTTCGACGCGGCCGGCGTCGAGGCGGTTGTCGCCGAGGACATGCCGGTGCGCCGCTTCGAGAAGCTCGCGGTCAACGCCGGGATCAACGGTCCCTCCGCGCTCGCGCGGACCGAGAACGGGGAGACGCTGGGGGGTCCCGCGGGCGACGTGTCGCGCGAGGCCGCCCGGGAGACGGCCCGCGTCGCCCGCGCGGTCGGCGTCGACCTCCCGGACGAGCGCGCGGTCGCCGCCGTCGAGCGCGTCGCCGCCGACACCGCCGCCAACCGGTCGTCCATGTACGAGGACGTTGAGAACGGGCGGCGGACCGAGGCCGACGCCGTCTACGGCGCCGTCACCGACCGGGCGGACCGGCACGGCGTGGCCGCGCCGACGTGTCGGACGATCGGATCGCTGATCCGCGGCTGGGAGGCGGCGCGCGGGCTTCGGTGA